In Deltaproteobacteria bacterium, a single window of DNA contains:
- the ilvN gene encoding acetolactate synthase small subunit → MMQNERRTISVLVDNEPGVLSRVTGLFSGRGFNIESLSVGETLDPTISRITLVTTGSPPIIEQIIKQLRKLINVIKVVDLTETEFVEREMLLIKVRAEAASRAEVLRIVDIFRCKVVDASPHFYTVEVTGSESKIQAVLDLFTPLGIEEIVKTGKIAIARSKK, encoded by the coding sequence ATGATGCAAAACGAGAGACGAACCATTTCAGTTCTGGTTGACAACGAGCCCGGAGTCCTTTCCCGGGTGACCGGTCTATTTTCCGGACGGGGCTTTAACATCGAAAGCCTGTCCGTGGGAGAGACTCTGGACCCGACGATTTCCCGAATCACCCTCGTGACGACCGGGTCTCCACCCATCATTGAACAGATCATCAAGCAGCTGCGCAAGCTGATCAACGTCATTAAGGTTGTTGACCTGACCGAGACCGAGTTTGTCGAGCGTGAAATGCTGCTCATCAAGGTGCGGGCCGAAGCCGCATCCAGGGCCGAGGTCCTTCGTATCGTGGACATCTTCCGCTGCAAGGTCGTTGATGCCTCACCGCACTTTTATACGGTTGAAGTCACCGGTTCGGAGAGCAAGATTCAGGCCGTTCTCGATCTGTTTACCCCGCTGGGCATCGAGGAAATCGTGAAGACAGGGAAGATCGCCATCGCCCGAAGCAAGAAGTAA
- the ilvB gene encoding biosynthetic-type acetolactate synthase large subunit yields the protein MESSGAEILLESLMREGVEVIFGYPGGVITDIYDKLPSTKIRHVLVRHEQAAVHAADSYARASGKVGVVLVTSGPGATNTVTGIASAYMDSVPLVVLTGQVPTGVIGNDAFQEVDIVGITRSCTKHNYLVKETEKLAAIIKEAFHLASFGRPGPILVDLPKDVIARKAEFRYPRKVKMRSYKPTYEAHPKQIRKAFELMLQAKKPVILAGGGVISSGAHRELKTLAEKMRFPVTTTLMGLGGFPGTHELWLGMLGMHGTYQANMAVAACDLLIAIGARFDDRVTGKLDEFCPDAKLIHIDIDPTSIKKNVDIHVPIVGDCRNALVKLLNLTAKEFKDRVRGGASDHRAWLRQIKAWRETYSLKYDQAKDGPIKPQYVVEEIYRLTKGNAIITTEVGQNQMWAAQYYHFTKPRTFITSGGLGCMGFGLPAALGAQIAHPKKLVIDIAGDGSIQMNIQELATAVENKLPVKVAILNNQYLGMVRQFQEIFYNKRYFATSLTGAPDFVKLSEAYGAVGLRAEKPSEVTPVLEEALRIKRPVLIDFRVEQEECVYPMVPAGAPITNMLLA from the coding sequence ATGGAATCGAGTGGCGCAGAGATCCTCCTTGAGTCTTTGATGCGGGAGGGTGTGGAAGTTATTTTCGGCTATCCCGGTGGAGTCATAACCGACATTTATGACAAGCTGCCCAGCACCAAAATCCGGCATGTCCTGGTCCGGCATGAGCAGGCGGCGGTTCATGCGGCGGACAGTTACGCTCGAGCCTCGGGCAAGGTGGGTGTGGTCCTGGTCACCTCCGGCCCGGGCGCGACCAACACTGTCACTGGCATTGCCAGCGCCTATATGGATTCTGTCCCCCTGGTAGTCCTTACCGGCCAGGTGCCGACCGGTGTTATAGGCAACGACGCCTTTCAGGAAGTGGATATCGTCGGCATCACCCGGTCCTGCACCAAGCACAACTACCTGGTCAAAGAGACTGAGAAGCTGGCCGCCATTATCAAGGAGGCCTTTCACCTCGCCTCTTTTGGCCGGCCCGGCCCGATTCTGGTGGACCTGCCCAAGGATGTCATTGCCAGGAAGGCAGAGTTTCGGTATCCTCGTAAGGTGAAGATGCGGAGCTATAAACCCACTTACGAGGCCCACCCTAAACAAATCCGCAAGGCCTTTGAACTGATGCTTCAAGCCAAGAAGCCGGTTATTCTCGCTGGCGGCGGCGTCATCAGCTCCGGGGCGCACCGGGAGTTAAAAACGCTGGCCGAAAAGATGCGGTTTCCGGTGACCACGACCCTGATGGGCCTGGGAGGGTTCCCGGGGACCCACGAGTTGTGGCTGGGAATGCTGGGCATGCACGGGACATATCAGGCCAATATGGCTGTGGCGGCCTGCGACTTGCTCATTGCCATCGGGGCGCGGTTTGACGATCGAGTCACGGGCAAGCTTGACGAGTTCTGCCCTGACGCCAAGCTGATCCACATTGATATTGATCCCACGAGCATCAAAAAAAATGTTGACATCCATGTTCCCATCGTGGGCGACTGCCGCAACGCTCTGGTCAAGTTGCTGAATCTGACCGCCAAAGAGTTCAAGGATCGGGTCAGGGGAGGCGCCAGCGATCACCGGGCCTGGCTCCGGCAGATCAAGGCCTGGCGCGAGACTTATTCCCTTAAATATGACCAGGCCAAAGACGGCCCGATAAAGCCTCAGTACGTGGTTGAAGAAATCTACCGCCTGACCAAAGGAAACGCCATTATCACCACCGAGGTGGGCCAGAACCAGATGTGGGCCGCGCAGTACTACCACTTCACCAAGCCTAGAACCTTTATCACCTCAGGCGGACTGGGCTGCATGGGATTCGGTCTGCCTGCCGCCCTGGGAGCTCAGATTGCCCATCCAAAGAAGCTGGTCATTGATATCGCGGGGGATGGCAGCATCCAGATGAATATCCAGGAGCTGGCCACCGCGGTGGAGAACAAGCTTCCGGTGAAGGTGGCCATCCTCAATAATCAGTACCTGGGCATGGTGCGCCAGTTTCAGGAAATTTTTTACAACAAACGCTACTTTGCCACCTCACTCACCGGCGCGCCGGATTTTGTGAAGCTGTCTGAGGCCTATGGCGCGGTAGGGTTGAGAGCCGAGAAACCGAGCGAAGTGACCCCGGTCCTTGAGGAGGCCCTCAGGATCAAGCGTCCGGTGCTTATTGACTTCCGCGTGGAACAGGAGGAATGTGTTTACCCCATGGTTCCGGCCGGCGCTCCTATAACAAATATGCTTTTAGCTTAA
- a CDS encoding DUF465 domain-containing protein: MEKRDEELIASLLDKEPELKKLLAQHQELGDRVDELSKRPYLTTEEGLEKKRLQKLKLAGRDRIEAILARYRKS, translated from the coding sequence ATGGAAAAAAGAGATGAAGAACTCATCGCCAGCCTGCTCGATAAGGAGCCGGAGCTGAAAAAGCTGCTGGCTCAACACCAGGAACTGGGTGATCGAGTGGACGAACTTAGTAAGCGGCCTTATTTGACCACGGAAGAAGGTTTGGAAAAAAAGAGGCTGCAAAAATTGAAACTGGCTGGCCGAGATCGAATCGAAGCCATCCTGGCCCGCTACCGAAAGAGTTGA
- the ilvC gene encoding ketol-acid reductoisomerase: protein MEIYYEKDADLKVLEKKKICIIGFGSQGHAQALNLRDSGVDVIVAELPGTENYELAKSFGFEPVSAGEASEQGDIIQILAPDDAQAAIYENDIKENLAEGKTLLFSHGFNIHYHQIVPPLFVDVVMIAPKGPGHLLRSEYEQGAGVPALVAIHQDASGKALETALAYAKGIGATRAGTIVTTFKEETETDLFGEQTVLCGGVSELVKAGFDTLVEAGYQPEIAYFECLHELKLIVDLFYQGGISYMRYSVSNTAEYGDYTRGKRIITQETRREMKKILNEVQSGEFAREWIMENKCGQPVFKTARRREAEHPINTVGEKLRKMMSWLDAK, encoded by the coding sequence ATGGAAATTTACTACGAGAAGGATGCTGACCTGAAGGTCTTAGAGAAAAAGAAAATATGCATCATCGGCTTTGGGAGCCAGGGCCATGCTCAGGCCCTGAACCTGCGTGACAGCGGGGTGGATGTTATCGTGGCCGAGCTTCCGGGTACGGAGAACTATGAACTGGCCAAAAGTTTTGGCTTTGAACCGGTCTCAGCCGGTGAGGCCTCGGAGCAGGGGGATATCATCCAGATCCTGGCCCCGGACGACGCGCAGGCCGCCATATATGAAAATGACATCAAAGAAAACCTGGCCGAAGGAAAAACGCTGCTCTTCTCACACGGGTTCAACATCCACTACCATCAAATCGTCCCGCCCCTGTTCGTGGATGTCGTCATGATCGCGCCCAAGGGTCCCGGACATCTCCTCAGGTCGGAATACGAACAAGGAGCCGGGGTTCCCGCCCTGGTGGCCATCCATCAGGACGCCTCAGGCAAAGCCCTTGAGACCGCTCTGGCTTATGCCAAAGGCATCGGCGCCACGCGGGCCGGGACCATCGTCACGACTTTCAAAGAGGAAACCGAGACCGACCTTTTCGGCGAGCAGACCGTGCTGTGCGGCGGCGTGAGCGAGCTGGTCAAGGCCGGTTTCGACACCCTGGTTGAGGCCGGCTATCAGCCGGAAATCGCCTACTTCGAATGCCTGCACGAACTAAAACTCATCGTTGATCTCTTTTATCAAGGCGGCATCAGCTACATGCGTTACTCCGTCAGCAACACGGCCGAATACGGCGACTACACCCGTGGCAAAAGAATCATCACTCAAGAAACCCGCCGCGAGATGAAAAAAATTCTGAATGAGGTCCAGTCCGGTGAGTTCGCCCGGGAGTGGATCATGGAGAACAAATGCGGCCAGCCGGTCTTCAAGACCGCCCGGCGGCGGGAGGCGGAGCATCCTATCAATACCGTCGGGGAAAAGCTGCGGAAGATGATGTCCTGGCTGGACGCAAAATAA